The Mycobacteriales bacterium DNA segment CTCATGGCTGCCCGCCTTCGCCGACGGCGCCTGCCGCGGGCCGCCCGCGCGCCGTTCACCCCCTACACGCGCGGACGGCGCGGTCCTTACACGTCCGGGCCGGTGGCCGGGCGGCGCAGCCGCAGCTCGAGCTCGGTGGCGAGGCGCGTGCCGGGGTCGTCCAGCGACAGGCCGGAGAGCTCCTCGATCCGCCGCAGGCGGTACCGGAACGTCTTCGGGTGGATGTAGACGGCCGCCGCCGCGGTCGCGACGTCGCCGTGCGCGTCGAGGTACGCGCGCAGCGTCGCCCGGTACGCGGTGCGCCGCGCGGCGTCGTGCGCGGCCAGCCGCGCCACGCCCCCGCCGTCGACCGGCGGCACCCGGCGCAGCGCGTCGCGCAGCGCCACGAACGTCGCCTCCGTGCGCACCTGCTCGAACGCCGTCACGCCCGGCCGTCCCGCCCGCAACGCGAGCACGGCGAGGCGGCGCGAGGCGGCCGCGTCGGCGGCGGGCACGGCCGGGCCGGTGGCGGCGCGGACGGCGACGCCGAGCGCGGCCGCGGCGGCCAGCACGGCGCGGCCGGCCGCGGCGGGCACGGGGTCGCCGGTGAGCGGCACCGTCGCGTGCGCGAACGGCCCGGCGCCGGCCGGGACGACCGGGCCGCACTCCCGCAACGACTGCGCGACGAGCGCGGCGAGCTGCCGCCCGGTCGCCGGGGCGGCCGCCGCGAACGCGACCGCCGTCGTCGTCGCGGGTCCGGCCACCGCGCGCGCGGGCGGCGGCGGGCAGGTCAGGGCGAGGCGGCAGAGCAGCCGTTCGCCGGGGTCGCCGAGGTCGAGCCCGGACACCTCGACGAGGCGGCGCAGCCGGTACCGGAACGTGTTGGCGTGCACGCCGAGCACCGCCGCCGCGCGGACGACGTTGCCGAACGAGTCGAAGTACGCCGCCAGCGTCGGCAGGTACGCCGTGCCGCGCGCCGCGTCCTCCGCGCGCAGCACGGCGAGCCGCGGCGGCCGCAGCCGCTCCTCCGCGAGCACCTCGCC contains these protein-coding regions:
- a CDS encoding helix-turn-helix domain-containing protein — protein: MTVAQRREPGPVTAVAAVCGEVLAEERLRPPRLAVLRAEDAARGTAYLPTLAAYFDSFGNVVRAAAVLGVHANTFRYRLRRLVEVSGLDLGDPGERLLCRLALTCPPPPARAVAGPATTTAVAFAAAAPATGRQLAALVAQSLRECGPVVPAGAGPFAHATVPLTGDPVPAAAGRAVLAAAAALGVAVRAATGPAVPAADAAASRRLAVLALRAGRPGVTAFEQVRTEATFVALRDALRRVPPVDGGGVARLAAHDAARRTAYRATLRAYLDAHGDVATAAAAVYIHPKTFRYRLRRIEELSGLSLDDPGTRLATELELRLRRPATGPDV